Proteins encoded by one window of Ruminococcaceae bacterium R-25:
- a CDS encoding DNA ligase (NAD+) has product MEQLDMFSGLIQEDPEREEYLGLVKKLNYFAELYYSKDEPEISDYEYDSMNNRLKQIEKEHPDWIVPDSPSVRVGWKAEKGVLVKHNVPMLSLQDVFEKEDVYEFVNSIRSEFGDEAEFLVETKIDGLSMALRYENGELKLAVTRGDGITEGEDVTMNAKQIPDVVRQLKEPVPYIEIRGEVYMTRKAFEAVNTKAEEEGTKPFANPRNCAAGTLRQIDTRITKERGLSLFIFNVQETRGVTFNTHLEGYEYLKRNGVKVIENCFKCKTADEVWDAIQKIGEMRNDLEYDIDGAVVKLNNLSERSKLGNTIKFPRWAIAYKYPPEEKETRLLDVEVNTGRTGRVTPVAIFEPISLCGTMVSRATLHNQDFIDQLGLGIGDTILVYKSGEIIPKVKEVNVNKRPADWKPYKMPDSCPVCGHKLAREEGGVDLKCVNLMCPGTLVNRIVNFVSRDCMDIKGFGTEYIRKLTEGGYIKDIADVFELCNKREELIEKKVLGLEKNTDKLLSAIEDAKSQTPADKVLAGLGIPGVGKATAKELIRTFGSIDAIEDADKDSLVAVQDIGEISAEGIYNFFNDEGNRALLKRLKELGLTFAKAEAENAGSALAGLTFCITGTLEGMSRSDAENLIESNGGKPVSSVSKKTSYLLMGADAGSKERKARELGVPIISLDELKDMIAKG; this is encoded by the coding sequence ATGGAACAGTTAGATATGTTTTCCGGTTTGATTCAGGAAGATCCCGAGCGTGAAGAGTATCTGGGACTTGTAAAGAAGCTCAATTATTTTGCTGAGCTTTACTATTCAAAGGACGAGCCGGAGATATCTGACTACGAATACGATTCCATGAATAACAGGCTTAAGCAGATCGAAAAGGAGCATCCCGACTGGATCGTTCCTGATTCTCCTTCTGTAAGAGTCGGATGGAAAGCTGAAAAGGGCGTATTGGTAAAACATAATGTTCCGATGCTTTCTTTGCAGGATGTTTTCGAAAAAGAAGACGTATATGAATTCGTAAATTCAATTAGATCCGAATTCGGCGACGAAGCTGAATTCCTGGTAGAGACCAAGATCGACGGTTTGTCTATGGCACTCCGTTATGAAAACGGTGAGCTGAAGCTCGCTGTTACCAGAGGCGATGGCATCACAGAAGGCGAAGATGTCACGATGAATGCCAAGCAGATCCCTGATGTTGTAAGGCAGCTCAAAGAGCCTGTTCCTTATATCGAGATCAGAGGCGAGGTCTATATGACAAGAAAGGCTTTTGAGGCCGTTAACACAAAAGCCGAAGAGGAAGGAACCAAGCCTTTCGCTAATCCCAGGAACTGCGCTGCAGGAACATTAAGACAGATAGATACTAGAATAACAAAGGAAAGAGGATTATCTCTTTTCATCTTCAATGTTCAGGAAACAAGGGGTGTTACTTTTAACACGCATCTCGAAGGCTATGAATACTTGAAGAGAAACGGAGTAAAGGTCATCGAGAACTGCTTCAAGTGTAAGACTGCCGACGAGGTCTGGGACGCAATCCAGAAGATCGGCGAGATGAGAAATGACCTTGAGTATGACATCGATGGCGCGGTAGTAAAACTCAATAATCTTTCAGAGCGTTCGAAGCTCGGCAATACGATCAAGTTCCCCAGATGGGCGATTGCTTATAAGTATCCGCCGGAAGAAAAAGAGACGCGCCTTTTAGATGTAGAAGTCAACACGGGAAGGACCGGAAGGGTTACTCCTGTTGCTATATTTGAACCCATCAGCCTTTGCGGAACCATGGTATCCCGTGCGACACTCCATAACCAGGATTTTATAGATCAGTTGGGACTCGGCATAGGTGATACCATCCTCGTATACAAATCAGGCGAGATCATCCCCAAAGTCAAGGAAGTAAATGTTAATAAGAGACCTGCTGACTGGAAGCCTTACAAGATGCCTGACAGCTGCCCTGTCTGCGGACATAAGCTCGCCAGGGAAGAAGGCGGCGTTGACCTTAAGTGCGTTAATCTCATGTGTCCGGGAACTCTTGTAAACCGCATTGTCAATTTCGTATCCCGCGACTGCATGGATATCAAGGGCTTCGGCACGGAATACATAAGAAAACTTACAGAGGGCGGATATATAAAAGATATTGCCGATGTTTTCGAACTCTGTAACAAGAGAGAAGAGCTCATAGAGAAAAAGGTGTTGGGCCTTGAAAAGAATACCGATAAGCTTCTTTCTGCGATAGAAGATGCTAAATCCCAGACTCCTGCAGACAAGGTCCTTGCAGGACTCGGAATTCCCGGTGTAGGCAAAGCAACTGCAAAGGAACTCATCAGAACATTCGGATCGATCGATGCAATCGAAGATGCAGACAAGGATTCACTTGTCGCAGTCCAGGATATCGGTGAGATATCTGCTGAAGGAATTTACAATTTCTTTAATGACGAAGGCAACAGGGCTTTATTGAAGCGCTTAAAGGAACTGGGACTCACTTTCGCAAAAGCGGAAGCAGAGAATGCGGGATCTGCTTTGGCGGGACTTACATTCTGCATCACGGGAACACTCGAAGGGATGAGCAGGAGTGACGCTGAGAACCTCATTGAGAGCAATGGCGGAAAGCCTGTATCTTCTGTATCGAAGAAGACATCTTATCTTCTCATGGGTGCAGACGCAGGTTCAAAGGAGCGCAAGGCCAGAGAACTTGGTGTTCCGATTATAAGTCTGGATGAATTAAAGGACATGATCGCCAAAGGATAA
- a CDS encoding histidine triad (HIT) family protein, with product MCIFCDIVEGKIPSKKVYENDYVLCFDDINPVAPVHALVVPKKHFDNINELATDPEGALYSAEITKAIAEVAKIKGVSGAFRTINNCGEGAGQTVMHVHFHVIAGAELTEKLI from the coding sequence ATGTGCATTTTTTGCGATATAGTTGAGGGCAAGATCCCTTCAAAGAAAGTATATGAGAACGATTATGTTCTTTGCTTCGACGATATTAATCCCGTTGCACCTGTTCATGCTCTTGTTGTTCCGAAAAAGCATTTCGACAACATCAACGAACTCGCAACTGATCCTGAAGGCGCGCTCTATTCAGCAGAGATCACAAAGGCTATTGCTGAAGTAGCAAAGATCAAGGGCGTAAGCGGTGCTTTCAGAACTATCAATAACTGCGGTGAAGGTGCAGGACAGACCGTTATGCACGTGCACTTCCACGTTATTGCCGGTGCAGAACTTACGGAGAAGCTTATCTGA
- a CDS encoding 5-formyltetrahydrofolate cyclo-ligase — protein MNIDEEKAKIRKEIRRRRRELSSKVLSETDRSIPDFISAIDDDELKSKLKKAKRIALYRAFDGEVPVDSLAEFFMAKGIICCFPRVVGNEMVFMDCESLKDDEFDISELGIKEPKAVKPSVDPKDIDVVVLPALAYNEEGTRLGAGGGYYDRYFGRLGSSRPYLLGICYEFQICSNVPSNDKDISADFIAVIPEEEYTE, from the coding sequence ATGAATATTGATGAAGAAAAAGCCAAGATCAGAAAAGAAATCAGGAGGAGAAGAAGAGAATTATCTTCCAAGGTCTTATCTGAGACAGACAGATCGATCCCGGATTTCATTTCCGCAATAGATGACGATGAACTTAAGTCCAAGCTTAAGAAGGCTAAAAGGATAGCTCTTTACAGAGCTTTTGACGGTGAAGTTCCCGTTGATTCCCTTGCAGAATTCTTTATGGCAAAGGGTATTATTTGCTGCTTCCCGAGAGTTGTTGGCAATGAGATGGTCTTTATGGACTGCGAGAGCCTTAAAGATGATGAATTCGATATATCGGAGTTAGGAATAAAAGAACCCAAGGCAGTTAAGCCTTCTGTTGACCCCAAAGACATTGATGTTGTCGTGCTCCCGGCGCTTGCTTATAATGAGGAAGGTACAAGACTTGGTGCCGGAGGCGGTTATTATGACCGCTATTTTGGTAGGCTTGGTTCTTCGAGGCCATATCTTTTGGGAATATGCTATGAGTTCCAGATATGTTCTAATGTGCCTTCGAATGATAAGGATATCAGTGCTGATTTTATAGCGGTGATACCTGAAGAAGAATATACGGAGTAA
- a CDS encoding glyceraldehyde 3-phosphate dehydrogenase, with amino-acid sequence MAVKVAINGFGRIGRLAFRQMFGAEGYEIVAINDLTKPSMLAHLLKYDTAQGGYAGVFGENKHTVTSDDEANTITVDGKLLKIYKEPDANNCPWGELGVDVVLECSGFYTSKEKAQAHINAGAKKVVISAPAGNDLPTIVYNVNHTTLTADDKIISAASCTTNCLAPMTKALNDYAAIQSGIMTTVHAYTGDQMILDGPQRKGDLQRARAGAANIVPNSTGAAKAIGLVIPELNGKLIGAAQRVPTFTGSTTILHAVVKGDVTVDGINAAMKAATNESFGYTEEKLVSSDIVGMRFGSLFDANQTMVSKMDDGNSLVQVVAWYDNENSYTSQMVRTIKYFAELG; translated from the coding sequence ATGGCAGTAAAAGTTGCGATTAACGGTTTCGGTCGTATCGGTCGTCTTGCTTTCAGACAGATGTTCGGTGCTGAGGGTTATGAGATTGTAGCTATCAACGATCTTACAAAGCCTTCCATGCTCGCTCACCTTCTCAAGTATGACACAGCTCAGGGCGGATATGCTGGTGTATTCGGCGAGAATAAGCACACAGTAACATCTGACGACGAAGCTAACACAATCACAGTTGACGGCAAGTTGCTTAAGATCTACAAGGAACCCGATGCAAACAATTGTCCTTGGGGCGAGCTCGGTGTTGACGTAGTTCTCGAGTGCTCCGGTTTCTACACATCAAAGGAAAAGGCACAGGCTCACATCAATGCTGGTGCTAAGAAGGTTGTTATCTCTGCTCCTGCAGGAAACGATCTCCCTACAATTGTTTACAACGTTAACCACACAACACTTACAGCTGATGATAAGATCATCTCTGCAGCTTCCTGCACAACAAACTGCCTTGCTCCTATGACAAAGGCTCTCAATGATTATGCAGCTATCCAGAGCGGTATCATGACAACAGTTCACGCTTACACAGGCGACCAGATGATCCTTGACGGTCCTCAGAGAAAGGGTGACCTCCAGAGAGCAAGAGCTGGTGCTGCTAACATCGTACCTAACTCTACAGGCGCTGCTAAGGCTATCGGCCTTGTTATCCCTGAGCTCAACGGCAAGCTCATCGGTGCTGCTCAGAGAGTTCCTACATTCACAGGTTCTACAACAATCCTTCACGCTGTTGTTAAGGGTGATGTTACAGTTGATGGCATCAACGCTGCTATGAAGGCTGCTACAAACGAGTCTTTCGGCTACACAGAAGAGAAGCTCGTTTCTTCTGACATCGTTGGTATGAGATTCGGTTCACTCTTCGATGCTAACCAGACAATGGTTTCCAAGATGGATGACGGCAACTCACTCGTTCAGGTTGTTGCTTGGTACGACAACGAGAATTCTTACACATCTCAGATGGTAAGAACAATCAAGTACTTCGCAGAGCTCGGCTAA
- a CDS encoding sporulation initiation factor Spo0A-like protein has protein sequence MISTAIRRGKVEMAVVCSDLSLLENINSLLSENGFISFEDEQGVLHYIVDGRNNRGEIAGKVTSLGSGKKTGQGKEEAYLDLCVKSVLREYGFDLSLIGTMILYRVLFEAYTKSIPLPTTMKSIYCEAGKEYDLSIEQCERNVRYAISKSCLKDMRSRSALRCIEGRIERRLGYRDPLE, from the coding sequence ATGATAAGCACGGCAATCAGAAGAGGCAAAGTGGAGATGGCTGTAGTGTGCAGTGACTTAAGCCTGCTCGAAAACATTAATTCTTTACTTAGCGAAAACGGTTTTATTTCATTTGAGGATGAACAGGGCGTTCTGCATTACATAGTGGATGGCAGAAATAACAGAGGCGAGATCGCCGGCAAGGTGACGTCATTAGGTTCAGGTAAAAAGACAGGGCAGGGTAAGGAAGAAGCATACCTTGATCTGTGCGTTAAATCTGTCTTAAGAGAGTATGGATTCGATCTGTCACTTATCGGCACAATGATATTGTACAGAGTGCTTTTTGAAGCCTATACAAAATCCATTCCTCTGCCTACTACGATGAAGTCTATCTACTGTGAAGCCGGGAAGGAATATGACCTGTCCATTGAACAGTGCGAACGCAATGTAAGATATGCGATCTCTAAAAGCTGCCTTAAGGATATGAGGAGCAGATCTGCCTTAAGATGCATAGAGGGCAGGATCGAAAGGCGCTTAGGCTACAGGGATCCGCTGGAATAA
- a CDS encoding tRNA (guanine-N(7)-)-methyltransferase, with protein MARMRTKRNIPARMEKCHERWFDAPMLNRGKWREACGFAEDVPVWLEIGCGKGKFCTEMALRHPEVLYIAMERDASVTLAAIEKAHELEIPNLFFIRGDAGIIENYFAENEVNRIFLNFSDPWTRQNKPKRRLTYRDFLAKYKVMMRDGGAIEFKTDNDDLFDFSLGEFEAMGFTLTDVTRDLHNSEWNEENIRTEFEQKFADQGITIKRVVANL; from the coding sequence ATGGCTAGAATGAGAACTAAGCGCAATATCCCTGCGCGCATGGAAAAATGTCATGAGCGCTGGTTTGACGCGCCCATGTTAAACCGCGGAAAGTGGAGAGAAGCCTGCGGCTTTGCCGAAGACGTTCCGGTCTGGCTCGAGATCGGCTGCGGCAAGGGCAAATTCTGCACCGAGATGGCTTTAAGACATCCCGAAGTCCTTTATATCGCTATGGAAAGGGATGCTTCCGTTACTCTGGCTGCGATCGAGAAGGCTCATGAACTTGAGATCCCCAACCTCTTCTTTATCAGAGGCGATGCAGGCATTATCGAGAACTATTTCGCAGAGAATGAAGTAAACAGGATATTCCTGAACTTCTCAGATCCGTGGACAAGGCAGAACAAGCCCAAGAGACGTCTTACTTACAGGGATTTTCTTGCTAAATACAAGGTCATGATGAGAGATGGCGGAGCCATTGAATTCAAGACCGATAACGACGATCTTTTCGATTTCTCTTTAGGAGAATTTGAGGCTATGGGATTCACATTGACAGATGTCACCAGAGACCTTCATAACAGCGAATGGAATGAGGAGAATATCCGCACGGAATTCGAGCAGAAGTTCGCTGACCAGGGCATCACGATCAAGAGAGTTGTAGCAAATTTGTAA